One Coprococcus phoceensis DNA window includes the following coding sequences:
- a CDS encoding DUF6142 family protein, translating into MRKEKGKNKAKERKKRANRKYGQAKLKHSKKGIQSCVIAGIVLVALAAMIVIAYISAGTAAPYIGGLALVTLILTVTGCVLAVRGLKEREKNYLTCKIGIGCNIFFIIAFIAIFCRGLF; encoded by the coding sequence ATGCGAAAAGAAAAGGGAAAAAATAAGGCAAAAGAAAGAAAAAAAAGAGCCAATCGCAAATATGGACAGGCAAAGCTGAAACACTCTAAAAAAGGGATACAGTCCTGTGTGATCGCGGGAATTGTATTGGTGGCATTGGCTGCAATGATTGTGATTGCATACATTAGTGCAGGGACTGCGGCGCCTTACATCGGAGGACTGGCACTTGTCACTCTTATTCTTACAGTGACTGGGTGCGTGCTTGCAGTGAGAGGGCTGAAAGAACGAGAGAAAAACTATCTTACATGTAAGATAGGAATTGGTTGCAACATATTCTTTATCATTGCATTTATTGCTATTTTTTGCAGGGGGCTATTTTAA
- a CDS encoding aminopeptidase, which yields MKEINEQIIERYMLSIERIRRITEEETTEVLYRDYFRKVSEFILKINEIRERMQDKPFEQCTLDELKRENESIYADVVGDQYDTSYANPAYAVSLFGEEIGQLLSFLYTELRGEIAYVYEQQVEYLAICNELFIEIYNCFEGTLTPDYKELKEIVYWYASDYCDVFVADRIEEQLNPECSFAADIVTKSNLNDLRYLYQYGEYVSENEWKTAEHLNTLPQKTIDQMADVYTEGYRIGFVNAGIDLSKKSVVNIRYTLGFERVIKKAIENFEKMGLRPTIYRAAVSVLTKRQHYKVGYYGAIANKQYEYDHRQDQGLFLDKKFMERKLDVMKNAYEKYRELAGEHAGPAVMEIFGEEPFAPVQKPESVVLTEKQEKLSVLFDSKSGQLTNQYIKGDERSFTIVAYPVPEIGAQYKEIFDEVIRINTLDANVYKNVQQALIDALDKGEYVHILGKDKNETDLKVQLYRLSDPAKETIFENCVADVNIPVGEVFTSPVLEGTNGVLNVSKVYLNELQYRDLKITFENGKITEYTCSNFEDEEQSKKYIKSNILHNHDTLPLGEFAIGTNTTAYVVAKKYQIEDKMPILIAEKMGPHFAVGDTCYSWSEENKLYNPDGKEIVAKDNSVSILRKEDVSKAYFQCHTDITIPYEELEEIAVVTEKGERIMLLKDGHFVLSGTEILNEPLKEAGV from the coding sequence ATGAAAGAAATCAATGAACAGATTATAGAGCGGTATATGCTTTCAATAGAAAGAATCCGCAGAATCACAGAAGAAGAGACGACAGAAGTTTTATATAGAGACTATTTTCGGAAAGTATCCGAATTTATTTTGAAGATCAATGAGATTCGGGAACGTATGCAGGACAAGCCATTTGAACAGTGTACGCTCGACGAATTAAAAAGAGAGAATGAAAGTATCTATGCAGATGTTGTGGGAGACCAGTACGATACAAGTTATGCGAATCCGGCATATGCGGTTTCTTTGTTTGGAGAAGAAATCGGACAGCTTTTGAGTTTTTTATACACAGAGCTTCGCGGGGAGATCGCTTATGTGTATGAGCAGCAGGTGGAATATCTTGCAATCTGCAACGAATTATTTATAGAGATATATAATTGTTTTGAGGGGACATTGACACCGGATTACAAGGAACTCAAAGAGATTGTTTACTGGTATGCGAGTGATTACTGTGATGTATTTGTCGCTGACAGAATCGAAGAACAGTTGAATCCGGAATGTTCGTTTGCCGCAGATATCGTGACAAAAAGTAATTTAAACGATTTGCGTTATCTGTATCAGTATGGCGAATATGTGTCTGAGAATGAGTGGAAGACAGCGGAACATTTGAATACACTTCCACAGAAGACAATTGATCAGATGGCGGATGTATACACGGAAGGATATCGAATTGGATTCGTTAATGCGGGGATTGATCTGTCGAAAAAATCGGTTGTAAATATTCGTTATACACTTGGATTTGAGCGGGTAATCAAAAAAGCAATTGAAAATTTTGAAAAGATGGGACTAAGACCGACAATCTATCGGGCAGCAGTCAGTGTATTGACAAAGCGACAGCACTATAAAGTAGGATATTACGGAGCAATTGCAAATAAGCAGTATGAGTATGATCACAGACAGGATCAGGGGCTGTTTTTGGATAAGAAGTTCATGGAGAGAAAGCTCGATGTCATGAAAAATGCCTACGAGAAGTACAGAGAGCTTGCAGGAGAACATGCGGGACCGGCTGTTATGGAGATATTCGGTGAAGAACCGTTTGCGCCGGTGCAAAAGCCGGAGTCAGTTGTGCTCACAGAAAAGCAGGAAAAATTATCGGTGCTGTTTGACAGCAAATCCGGACAGCTTACGAATCAGTATATCAAAGGGGATGAGCGCAGTTTTACGATTGTCGCTTATCCGGTACCGGAGATTGGAGCACAGTATAAAGAGATTTTTGATGAAGTCATTCGCATCAACACGTTAGATGCGAACGTCTATAAAAACGTACAACAGGCTTTGATTGATGCGCTGGATAAAGGTGAGTATGTGCATATTCTTGGGAAAGATAAAAATGAGACTGACTTAAAAGTACAGCTTTATCGTTTGTCAGACCCGGCGAAAGAGACTATTTTCGAAAACTGCGTGGCGGATGTCAATATTCCGGTCGGAGAAGTATTTACTTCGCCGGTACTGGAGGGGACAAACGGAGTGCTGAATGTAAGTAAAGTATATCTCAATGAATTGCAGTACCGTGATCTGAAGATTACATTTGAAAATGGAAAGATTACAGAGTATACATGCAGCAATTTCGAGGACGAGGAGCAATCGAAAAAGTATATCAAAAGCAATATTCTTCATAACCATGATACGCTGCCTCTTGGAGAATTTGCCATCGGAACGAATACAACTGCGTATGTTGTGGCAAAGAAATATCAGATTGAGGACAAGATGCCGATTCTGATCGCAGAAAAGATGGGACCGCATTTTGCTGTGGGAGATACATGCTATAGCTGGAGCGAGGAGAATAAATTGTATAATCCGGATGGAAAGGAAATTGTTGCGAAAGATAATTCGGTTTCAATACTTCGGAAAGAAGATGTGTCAAAAGCGTATTTCCAATGTCATACTGATATCACAATTCCGTATGAAGAGTTAGAAGAGATTGCGGTTGTGACCGAAAAAGGAGAGCGCATTATGTTACTGAAAGACGGCCATTTTGTGCTGTCTGGAACAGAGATTCTGAACGAGCCACTGAAGGAAGCTGGCGTGTAG
- the purE gene encoding 5-(carboxyamino)imidazole ribonucleotide mutase — MPKVGIVMGSDSDMKVMSKAADMLEKFGVEYEMTIISAHREPDVFYDYAKSAEEKDFKVIIAGAGMAAHLPGMCAAIFPMPVIGIPMSGKNLEGVDALYSIVQMPPGIPVATVAIDGGANAAILAAKILATSDPELLERLKAYTKEMKETVQAKAAKLDELGHKEYLKQM, encoded by the coding sequence ATGCCAAAGGTAGGAATTGTAATGGGTAGCGATTCTGACATGAAAGTAATGAGCAAAGCAGCTGACATGTTAGAAAAATTTGGAGTGGAATATGAGATGACAATTATCTCAGCACACCGTGAGCCGGATGTTTTTTATGACTATGCGAAATCAGCAGAAGAGAAAGATTTTAAAGTCATCATTGCGGGAGCAGGGATGGCGGCGCATCTTCCGGGAATGTGTGCGGCGATTTTCCCGATGCCGGTAATTGGAATCCCAATGTCAGGCAAGAATTTGGAAGGGGTAGATGCACTGTATTCAATTGTTCAGATGCCGCCTGGAATTCCGGTAGCAACTGTGGCAATCGATGGAGGTGCCAACGCAGCGATTTTAGCAGCAAAGATTCTTGCAACATCTGATCCTGAGCTGTTGGAGAGATTGAAAGCCTACACAAAAGAAATGAAAGAAACGGTACAGGCAAAAGCAGCAAAATTAGACGAGCTTGGACACAAAGAATATTTGAAACAAATGTAG